One Pseudomonas ekonensis DNA window includes the following coding sequences:
- the estP gene encoding esterase EstP, with protein MIKQTLFVPLAGCLLAMACAQAVAAPNPYSNFVVFGDSLSDAGTFTDSGGPAGSGKRFTNRTGPAYRDGSGEFYSLNATQLLGGRLGFTPDQTASADSAVRANQGLPDGNNWAVGGYRTDQILDSITSSSASGERTRTGYLPSNGFRADPNALYYLTGGGNDFLQGRVTSLAQASAAADRLVDSVQTLQGAGARYIMVWLLPDIGLTPAINGSPLQAFTSQLSAQFNSELVSQLQGVNANVIPLNIPLLLSEVFANPAQFGLATDQNLVATCFSGSGCTENARYGINSATPDPTKLIFNDSVHPTEAGQRLIADYAYSLLAAPWELTLLPEMAQGSLRAHQDELRNQWLADWENWQGVGQWRTIVAGGGQHQDFDDQSAGASADGNGYNLNIGASYRLDDAWRVGVAAGLYHQKLEAGDNDSDYKLNSYMGTVFAQYQQNRWWGDLAMTAGRLDYDSLKRKFQLGVNERGEKGDTDGYVLAIGGRVGYDIAPEASSPWHLSPFVSADFGKAQVDGYSEKGADATALTFDDQSRISRRLGLGIQGKYQVTAQTQVFGEFAHEREYNDDAQDLTINLNSLPNNRFTLEGYKPQTNLNRLNLGVSHNLSKEVALRASYNIRKDDDFTQQGVNVGVSLDF; from the coding sequence ATGATCAAACAGACGTTGTTCGTACCGCTGGCCGGATGCTTGCTCGCGATGGCCTGCGCCCAGGCGGTCGCCGCCCCCAACCCTTACTCGAATTTCGTCGTCTTCGGCGACAGCCTCAGCGACGCCGGGACGTTCACCGACAGCGGCGGCCCGGCCGGTTCGGGCAAGCGTTTCACCAACCGCACAGGTCCCGCCTACCGGGACGGCAGCGGCGAATTCTATTCGCTCAACGCCACCCAACTGCTCGGCGGCCGCCTGGGCTTCACGCCCGACCAGACCGCCTCCGCCGACTCGGCGGTGCGCGCCAACCAAGGCCTGCCGGACGGCAACAACTGGGCGGTAGGCGGTTACCGCACCGACCAGATCCTGGACTCGATCACCAGCTCGTCCGCCTCCGGCGAACGCACCCGCACCGGCTACCTGCCGTCCAACGGCTTCCGTGCTGACCCGAACGCGCTGTACTACCTTACGGGAGGCGGCAACGACTTCCTCCAGGGCCGCGTCACCAGCCTCGCCCAGGCCAGCGCCGCCGCCGACCGCCTGGTCGACAGCGTGCAGACCCTGCAAGGCGCCGGCGCCCGCTACATCATGGTCTGGCTGCTGCCGGACATCGGCCTGACCCCGGCCATCAACGGCTCGCCGCTGCAAGCCTTCACGTCGCAGCTCAGCGCCCAGTTCAACAGCGAACTGGTCAGCCAGCTGCAAGGCGTCAACGCCAACGTCATCCCGCTGAACATTCCGCTGCTGCTCAGCGAAGTGTTCGCCAACCCGGCCCAGTTCGGCCTGGCCACCGACCAGAACCTGGTCGCCACCTGCTTCAGCGGCAGCGGCTGCACCGAGAACGCCCGGTACGGCATCAACAGCGCCACGCCGGATCCGACCAAGCTGATCTTCAACGACTCGGTGCACCCGACCGAGGCCGGGCAACGGCTGATCGCCGACTACGCCTACTCGCTGCTGGCCGCGCCGTGGGAGCTGACCCTGCTGCCGGAAATGGCCCAGGGCTCGCTGCGCGCCCACCAGGACGAGTTGCGCAACCAATGGCTGGCCGACTGGGAGAACTGGCAAGGCGTGGGTCAATGGCGGACCATCGTCGCCGGCGGCGGCCAGCATCAGGACTTCGACGACCAGAGCGCCGGGGCCAGCGCCGACGGCAACGGCTACAACCTGAACATCGGCGCCAGCTACCGTCTCGACGACGCCTGGCGCGTCGGCGTCGCGGCCGGGCTCTACCACCAGAAGCTCGAGGCCGGCGACAACGACTCGGACTACAAGCTCAATTCCTACATGGGCACCGTGTTCGCCCAGTACCAGCAGAACCGCTGGTGGGGCGACCTGGCGATGACCGCCGGCCGCCTGGACTACGACAGCCTCAAGCGCAAGTTTCAGCTGGGGGTCAACGAGCGCGGGGAGAAAGGCGACACCGACGGCTACGTGCTGGCCATCGGCGGCCGCGTGGGCTACGACATCGCGCCCGAGGCGAGCAGCCCGTGGCACCTGTCGCCGTTCGTCAGCGCCGACTTCGGCAAGGCGCAGGTGGACGGCTACTCGGAAAAAGGCGCGGACGCCACGGCGCTGACCTTCGACGACCAGTCGCGCATCTCCCGCCGGCTGGGCCTCGGCATCCAGGGCAAGTACCAGGTCACCGCACAGACCCAGGTGTTCGGCGAGTTCGCCCATGAGCGCGAATACAACGACGATGCCCAGGACCTGACCATCAACCTCAACAGCCTGCCGAACAACCGCTTCACCCTCGAAGGCTACAAGCCGCAGACCAACCTCAACCGCCTGAACCTGGGCGTGAGCCACAACCTCAGCAAGGAAGTCGCCCTGCGCGCCAGCTACAACATCCGCAAGGACGACGACTTCACCCAGCAAGGGGTGAATGTCGGGGTGAGCCTGGACTTCTGA
- the trpD gene encoding anthranilate phosphoribosyltransferase → MNIKTALSRIVDHLDLSTDEMRDVMREIMTGQCTDAQIGAFMMAMRMKSESIDEIVGAVSVMRELADKVELKTLDRVVDVVGTGGDGANIFNVSTASSFVVAAAGCTVAKHGNRAVSGKSGSADLLEAAGIYLNLTPTQVARCIDNVGIGFMFAQTHHKAMKHAAGPRRDLGLRTLFNMLGPLTNPAGVKHQVVGVFTPALCRPLAEVLQRLGSKHVLVVHSKDGLDEFSLAAPTFVAELKDGQISEYWVEPEDLGMKSQSLHGLSVEGPEASLALIRDALGKRKTESGQKAAEMIVLNAGAALYAADLASSLKEGVALAHDALHTGLAREKLEELGAFTAVFKVENEG, encoded by the coding sequence ATGAACATCAAGACAGCCCTGAGCCGCATCGTCGACCACCTCGACCTCAGCACCGATGAAATGCGCGACGTGATGCGCGAGATCATGACCGGCCAATGCACCGACGCGCAGATCGGCGCGTTCATGATGGCCATGCGCATGAAGAGCGAGAGCATCGACGAGATCGTCGGCGCGGTCTCGGTCATGCGCGAGCTGGCGGACAAGGTCGAACTCAAGACCCTCGACCGCGTCGTGGACGTGGTGGGCACCGGCGGCGACGGCGCCAACATCTTCAACGTCTCCACCGCTTCGTCGTTCGTCGTCGCGGCGGCCGGCTGCACCGTGGCCAAGCACGGCAACCGCGCCGTGTCGGGCAAGAGCGGCAGCGCCGACCTGCTGGAGGCCGCCGGCATCTACCTGAACCTGACCCCGACCCAAGTGGCCCGCTGCATCGACAACGTCGGCATCGGCTTCATGTTCGCCCAGACCCACCACAAGGCCATGAAGCATGCCGCCGGCCCGCGCCGCGACCTCGGCCTGCGCACCCTGTTCAACATGCTCGGCCCGCTTACGAATCCGGCCGGTGTGAAGCATCAGGTGGTGGGCGTGTTCACGCCGGCCTTGTGCCGGCCGCTGGCCGAAGTCTTGCAGCGTCTGGGCAGCAAGCATGTGCTGGTGGTGCATTCGAAGGACGGTCTGGACGAGTTCAGCCTTGCGGCGCCGACCTTCGTCGCCGAGCTCAAGGATGGCCAGATCAGCGAGTATTGGGTCGAGCCGGAAGACCTGGGCATGAAGAGCCAGAGCCTGCACGGCCTGTCGGTCGAAGGCCCGGAAGCGTCGCTGGCGCTGATCCGCGATGCGCTGGGCAAACGCAAGACCGAGAGCGGCCAGAAAGCCGCTGAAATGATCGTGCTCAACGCCGGTGCGGCGCTGTACGCCGCCGACCTGGCCAGCAGCCTGAAAGAGGGCGTGGCGCTTGCGCACGACGCCCTGCACACCGGCCTCGCTCGGGAAAAGCTCGAGGAGCTGGGTGCCTTTACCGCGGTATTCAAAGTGGAGAATGAGGGATGA
- a CDS encoding aminodeoxychorismate/anthranilate synthase component II: MLLMIDNYDSFTYNVVQYLGELGAEVKVVRNDELSVAQIEALKPERIVVSPGPCTPTEAGVSIEAIKHFAGKLPILGVCLGHQSIGQAFGGDVVRARQVMHGKTSPVFHEDKGVFAGLNRPLTVTRYHSLIVKRETLPDCLELTAWTQHEDGSVDEIMGLRHKTLNIEGVQFHPESILTEQGHELFANFLKQTGGVR; encoded by the coding sequence ATGTTGCTGATGATCGACAACTACGACTCCTTTACCTACAACGTTGTGCAATACCTCGGCGAGCTGGGCGCCGAGGTCAAGGTCGTGCGCAACGACGAACTGAGCGTCGCCCAGATCGAAGCGCTCAAGCCGGAGCGCATCGTGGTGTCCCCGGGCCCCTGCACCCCGACCGAAGCCGGCGTCTCCATCGAGGCGATCAAGCACTTCGCCGGCAAGCTGCCGATCCTCGGCGTCTGCCTCGGCCACCAGTCCATCGGCCAGGCCTTCGGCGGTGACGTGGTGCGCGCCCGTCAGGTGATGCACGGTAAGACTAGCCCGGTATTCCATGAGGACAAGGGCGTGTTCGCAGGCCTGAACCGGCCGCTGACCGTCACCCGCTATCATTCGTTGATCGTCAAGCGCGAGACCTTGCCCGACTGCCTGGAGCTGACCGCCTGGACGCAGCACGAGGACGGCTCGGTGGACGAGATCATGGGCCTGCGCCACAAGACCCTGAACATCGAAGGCGTGCAGTTCCACCCGGAATCGATCCTGACCGAACAGGGCCATGAACTGTTCGCCAACTTCCTCAAACAGACCGGCGGCGTGCGCTAA